The sequence below is a genomic window from Coffea arabica cultivar ET-39 chromosome 8e, Coffea Arabica ET-39 HiFi, whole genome shotgun sequence.
TTCAATTAACTATTGCACTTATGCAAAACAACTTTTAAGAGACGCAACATTTCTTCCAAGTTCAAAACCTAGACAAAGGTAAATTTAACGGTGCAAAACTGTCATAAATACAATAGCCAGATTTAAGCAAATTTTACCAAACGGGATACAATATCAACATCAGTTGTTACTGCAATAATTACTATCCAAAAGCGGGAAAATATGAAACCAATAACTATAGAAGATTTTTCTCGTAACTATTCAATATTTATCTCAATCACATGTCCAACAAAATACCCACCAGATCACTACAAAAAAAGGTCTTGCATCCATTGTTGTCTAAGAAATGAGCTGAGATTCTCACAATTGAAAACccgaaaaacaaaaaatcctTCAAGAACTCCCAGAAACATCCCTGCGAAAACATCAAGGACAAAATGCCTTCCAAGTAGAACCCGAGAAACCGAAGTAATTACAGCCCAGGAGGCGACGATCAAAACAATGTTTTCCACCACGAATTGATTAAGTCTTGAATTAATCAAAAGATTGCGGACGCAATTGgagtaaaagtaaaataaagtgGCAATGAAGGAAACTCGAGAGCTATGGCCAGAAGGGAAAGACCAGTGGTCGACGGCGAAAGACACAAACATGTTTTTGTTGTAGACCGGTCGGGGGCGGCGGATGAGATGTTTGAGGAGGCCAATGAGGAGGAGGTCCAGAAGTGCTCCTAAAAACAGGTCGAGGAGAAAAGGGTTGGTGGTGGCGGCGGTGGTGGTCGAGAGAGGGTAGAGGAGGAGGGAGAGGATTAGAGGGAAGAAGAGGCGACCGTCCCCTGAGAATTCGAGGGATTTGAGGAGACTGTAAGGGAGGATGGGCTGCGTTATGGTGTAGAGGCGGAGGGAAAGGGCAGTGTCGAATTTGATGAGGTGGCGGAGGACGGAGGAGGGCGGTGGTGGAATTGTTGGGGCCGTTGAGCCCATGTTTTGAGGGTTTGAACGGGTGGATTTTGGGGAGATTTTAGGAAATTGGGATTTTAACTAACGGCTTGGATTGGATGTTATAGTTAGTTGGTCGTTGGTGGCGTTGTCATCttattcacc
It includes:
- the LOC113703246 gene encoding probable lipid phosphate phosphatase beta: MGSTAPTIPPPPSSVLRHLIKFDTALSLRLYTITQPILPYSLLKSLEFSGDGRLFFPLILSLLLYPLSTTTAATTNPFLLDLFLGALLDLLLIGLLKHLIRRPRPVYNKNMFVSFAVDHWSFPSGHSSRVSFIATLFYFYSNCVRNLLINSRLNQFVVENIVLIVASWAVITSVSRVLLGRHFVLDVFAGMFLGVLEGFFVFRVFNCENLSSFLRQQWMQDLFL